CATAGGTTCTTTACTTAAGTCAGTCAGTTTATGCTAACAATGGATCAcatgtgtacttgtgtgtggcATTGATGACCACACAGATAAAAATCAACCGAGTCTGCAGCTCCATGGACcatttttgtgtatttcagcttgttgttttggggttttaCGGTCAGTAAATTTAcagttttggttcactctcaccacTTGTAATATACATTTTCGGCCGCAGCAGGTAGCTATTTATATCAAAATAGCTTGCTGTATGCTACTTGCCCAGAACGCAATGGCAGACAGACAAACTGAGAAACTTAGGCAGGCTAGGCTAGGCtagcaagaaggttcttggttcaAATCCAGGTTGTTTCGGGCCTTTCTGTGCGAAGATGGCATGTTCTCCCTgagtttgcgtgggtttcctccgagtgctctggtttcttcccaccatgaAGACATGCATGCATGTAGTCAGCTACAGTCGAAaaatagccaattggctaacactggcacatttacagaaatattgattaatgtgcattgtcctaatcaaataaataaatataactaCCTAGTTAACATTGTGCAGCATCTAGCAGCTGAGATGCAAAATATGTTTTCTCAAGAGACTTACTCTCGatttgccagaccatcctccaaGGCAATGCAGAGGAGGGTCTAACATTcaaggatgggagaaaaacttgctccggtttattggcatttcttttaaaccaatcataatcgttATGGGCAACGCTAAGCTCTGCAcagtgccactgcaaaatagcttcgggaaggaacctgttttggtggaacgtgtgtgtTGGAAAGctaaaactctgattggacagatagtctttctagctgtctggatttaccccagGATTTGCAAAGATCTGATCATAGTCCTCATACATCCACtggattttttttgaaaattacaacacaaagaaagaagaaagtgagggacataaatgtaaaagaggggtggctgtggctcagtggtagagcggttgcctgccaatcggaaggttggtggttcgatccccgcccctgcagtcattgtcgaagtgtccttgggcaagatactgaaccccgagttgtccctggtgctgcgcatcggagtgtgaatgtgtgtgagtgtttatctgatgtgcaggtggcaccttgtacggtagccccggccacagtgtgtgaatggtgaatgtttcctctAGATGTAACTgcactttgagcagttgttaagactggaaaatatataaatacagcgcatttacatttacatgcatctggcggaatttcttgcggcaccggagcaatcccggaagtgggaCGCCATGGACATAGACTAGTCGAGACTAAACAACAGAGCTCAAAGTAGAGTGTATACTGGACTTAGATATGTCAGGCGGACAGATACGAAATTCCAAATAAATTCCAATGTTGCTCTTTATgtctctgctggatgtgtgGTAACAATTTGCTAATACGTTTCCATATGTACTTGAAAAATGTTATGTTTCAGTGTTGTGGTTACAGCcaagaatcttggagttattAAATGTTCATGCGTCCATGAACATGCAATGACttactgtgtatatgtattgtgtgttCTCTAACAAAGCATTTTACAAGCTTATCATACTATATGTCTAGTATGTAAAATGTTAACATGCAAGATAACTAGTAAATAAAGCTTTACCTGTGAAATGTTGTGGAGTAGAAGTACATGTAGCATATtaatacacaaatacagtacTAATGGCACCACAAAATGGTATTCACACTGGTCACCTGGCTTCATGTGGTTGGCAAGAGATCATAACATTACCATAGTACATAGTACACAGCAAAAGTGTTACATCATTATAATAAGTTTTACATCAATCTTGAATAGAGCCATTCCTGCCATGGATACATCGAGTGCTTTTAGATTCATAATTGAAATCATTTCTGCCAATAAACCCAAATGCTGCCATGCAAAATGTCTTGAGGTGCCCCTCTTGCGTTTCCTCATCAGAACTCATTCCTTTTCAACATCTCACTCCAGCCTTTATAGAAAAGTTGTATGACACAACTTACTGTATATAGCTGAGCTCAGTATTTGATAGATTCCTCTGTTTTGAATGGAAATTTGATGTGTAATGAAAAGCAATGGTTGGTCACTGTATGAATGCatgtatgaatgaataaatgaatgaatgcagtggggatgactttttttatacatgtaatgtatattatataatgtatataatgcaTACATTATATTGCTTGTTGCTGCAAAGTTAGCGATCTGCAATTACTTAATGAGTGTAAGTGCATACTGGCCTGATTCAATCAGAAAAGAAAGCTTCAAGATTTCACAATTTCACATTTTCCGATGTAATGTAGTTGTATCTTTGTGTCTTGGTAGGAAGATATCAGCCAAGACCCACCACCAGGCTGTGGACTACAACATCTTCGAGGGCATGGAGTGCCACGGTGTCCCTGTCGTCACCATCTCCCGGGGCAAAGTGGTCTACGAGGATGGGCGGCTGAAGACATCACCGGGGCACGGCCGATTCATCCCCAGAAACCCCTTCTCTGAGTTTGTTTACAAAAGAATCAAGCAAAGGGATCAGGTCAGTCAAGTTACATTAGTAGAAAGTAACACCCCAGTTATTTCGTGGATCCAGGTATGCATCTGATAAAGTTCTCTTAGCCTTTGGAAtcaaaatagccccccccccaccccccattttatcacatactcttcaccatacatagagataggcatggggttCCTTCCatgaaatcatctctcaatgcaaatcaaaccagctaactgaaataaaaccaagcctatctctaggtatggtgaagggtatgtgatgatgtggggggggggggccgtttaaattccaaaggccaagggaactttattagGGTGCATactatcctggatccatgaaataactggcctttaataacaaaaatctCCCTGCCTCTATGgcaatttaacataggggtgtgtatacttatgccccctgtattttaaggaagaacaagtttttttcatttactgaACATTATTCAttgacaaagaaaattggtgtccttaaaggttggatttttcctatttttttaattaaggcatcaaTTTCCAgaagatggattttttttattccctgcaatgaacagtaaaataaaatgttgatacCAAATGTAACTAGCAAGACAACACAGGCATATTATTTGAAACTTGGTACAAAGTGACGTTGTGGTGAATAAATACGAGgccaaacattttaattttgtcatGCAATTACGTTCAACATTTTAGCATCTACCCGCAATACCTAAACTTGTCATTTTTGCACTCTACAAGTTACAAACAGGATTTTCCAATTTGAATTGTGTGCTTTAGAGGTTCTCACATTGTAGGTGTTCTTTTTATTCTGGTACTCctttagacagagccaggctagctgtgtCCCTGTGAACCAGTCTTTtagctaagctaggctaaccgcTTGCTAGCAGCTGTAGTAGCTCCATATTTAACAGGAATAACTCTTTTACTCCAGAATTGTAATGTAATAGTGAATCAAGGAATAATTTCAACACAGCCCACCTCTACAGATAGCTAgggttaaatgtattgaaaaatgttaatTCCATCAGTTCTTAAAGTGAGCATCATAAATGAAACATAAACAACACAGGAATATTGCTCATGTGTAAAACACCTTTCTGACTGACATTGGGATATGTGCTGAATGTGCAGCAACCAGGTCCAGATGAGGTAGGCTACTGTGCACAAAGGTTACATAACCTTTCTCTTTGCTTTGCATTTGGCCTGCAGGTGGGGAAACCTACAGCTGTGATCAGAAAGCCCTATGAAGGCAAAGTCATTTCTCTGTGAACCACTGGCCTAGACCATGAAAGACACTTTGAATCTCCAGCTGTGTGTCTCCAGTACAATCCATGAAGCTACCAAAGCCAAAGACAACTTCCAGTAACGCCGTTTCACTGATAAACCTGCTCTGAGATATTTCTGCAAGCCATTTATGTGTTTAGGTCAAAACACTTAGATCAGTGGTCTATTGCCATATACTAATAACTTGGTTATATTTGTTCAACTGGTCAGCTGTGCTTTGAACACAGGTTGGTAAAACCCACTGTGCTGCTGGATATAATATCTGCTCAAACATACATATTATGTATGTcattatgtatgtgtatgtcatATATACATTATGTAATCAACTGTGGAGAAATGAGAAGAGCTTATGCATGATTTCATGGTGAAAAAAAAGCTGTGGGATTAGAAAGTAAGAAAACCCTTTTATATTTGTGCATATCCTTGTGGTAATTGTGTtagaaaataaatttaaaaaacaaaaactggctTCAGTTGTGAATTATTGTTTTACtggactttttttgaattttctctttttttgccatTGGTAGCAGGACTGATCTTTCTCACCCAAAACCATCCTTCCCTTTGATGAAATATTCATTAAAATGCACTGGGATGCGTGAAAGTACAAAGATTGACTTTGTTGACCCAAATTGACTGCGTATTTGCATATTCAGCAGGATTGCACATTATCATATGCATTCCTTCCCATGGTAAAAAAAGGTCTTTGTCTGTCACTAAGCATCATGTGGCAGTTTCCTATTGGGCTGCCATGCTGGCGTGGTATAATGCCACAGGGCCAGTTGAGACATAATGTGAGTTTATCAGGTTTCTACACGGGTCAGTGGCAGCATGTGAGTCACAGAAGGCCGACTCATCCTGGAGCTGTACCACTTCCTTTTGTCTCTGGCAGAGGAAGGAGCGGTGCAGGATTGTGCACTTGAGTATGTCTGAGGATGGTGGCATGTGCTTCTCTCTGCGGGTTATAGATCATAATCGGGGTAAATAATAGGAAGAATACACTGTGCAAATGTGGATTCAATATTGCATCAACATAATTCCactcaaaaataaaagtacatttttaaagtctAATCATTTTAGCATAATTGGAAAAACCATtagtccttgtgttgtcttcccctcaaccatcatcttttgctttttctgtattagcagtttaaaataaaaatacaaatcatagcctaatttttattttacactacattacacatattttacattatgcaaaaaaaaacgttttttcagcgctttttgtctctttttttgtcatttcttctgaggttttgttcacttttttaaaatgccataaaattcaataaaacacacaaaattctGTGAAAGTAATCAATGATTTTACctgaagagcgttgtatggcatccatgttatttttaggcagtTTGGTTGAAGGAAAGCCAAGtttctgatattaaaaataaaaaaacgggtcaaattggacaacacaagggttaaattaaagGGAATAGGTCATCTTCTTTTTATATTAGGCCACATACATGACCACACTATTGTAGTTTTACATTATCACAGAGACAAAATACAAGAGGGAACAAGAAAAGTAGCAAAACGAGACAAGacgacagaaaaacagactgcCAAGATAAAACAAGAAGCAGAACATATACACAATCATAACAGACTGAGGACacacgttttatttttttaaccaattattGAATTGCTTGCCTTCAATCTGAATAACACCATGACCATACTAGACTTAAATTTCACCAATCAGGCACATTCATTCAACCTGATTGAGAGGCGACCCTCATTTTCATCGTCAAAGTGAGATTAcgaaaataaatacagaacaaCACAATCATAAGAAATAtagaaacacaataaaacatttagatttggaGAATTATTCTATAAATACAGGACATTAGCACAAGAGAAAATACAACTATGTAAAGCAGTTACAAGTGGAAGTCTGCAGGTTTAAAACCAGATTTCTAAATTGTCCAAGAGGCCCAATTGAGTTGATTCTGCACTAAAACTGAAATTTTTTTCCAAGTTCAGTCAGAGGTTGTGGAACATGAAGTAAAAGCAGAGCGAGTCTGATAGTGTCTTTCAGTTTTCCAATAAGACTCTTATAAATAAAGACACACTAGTGAGTATCCCGTCGACCACCCAACACTATAATAGAAAATACAATGATGTGTACCATAGGCATGACCTGTTATCAATCTCAAGGTAGAGATACAGCATAACTCCTAGTCTAATCGCATTAACAGATTGTTTAAAGGTGCACTGCGTAAGCCTTATaaaactttctgtcatatttgctgaaactgaccctatgtttgagtagaactacatgaagcaggtaattaaaaagaatttggctcctctggcaccacctacagGCTGTAGTGGGATTTTCAAAAACTCAGTTCTCCCTTGttgggggaggggcttaggagaccgttttgGGCTTTAGCGTTAAGGGGGGAGGGATTGAGAAGTTGTCAATGTTCACATTTTTTGGCTAGGTCCTGGATCTTTGCAACGCAGCACCATTAACAGCACTGTTAATCAGCGAAGACATTGTAATGTCAAAGACAATACCACCAGTGGCAATGCAGGAACAAATCAATaagacttaggctgaatcccattccttccccttacccctaccccttaccccttccgctagcttttgcgcgttcacgcgggacctagtgctgtcccaatacctaTTATGACCGAGGGGAAGTGGATAGaccaagggctgtataccccttggaacctagtgtggacgcgacctcacttgaaaacacCAGCAATCAAGTGCTGCCCGTCGACCAGAGACACATACTGTAGTACTTTCAgcttaataattgattaaaagttacgacagtcttgttttgtggtctatgcagtcctgtacatgtatacttgcaaccattttcctaactgaaactttttaaaatcgctagcttgttatgctaacgctaacgctaccatcgctaacgctaatcgctaacctaacgttgaacagtccccatatttctgccttgatggacgtatacatcgcatagattgtatagctatatattattatattaacggtcacgatacatcgctacgtgcttcacatataccgccctgtctcacacaggagacacagcagctggtccacttgggctgaaaacgcagacgtttcctaaatcctgttgtcatgttgtacccattcttattgcattggtactgtatatgtaatcatttgtattaattcctgttcattgttcatgcacttatAACAATATaccatattgttgttggttatgatacgggacactgatgatatgtggggggggttactggccaacaggcttcagactggtctggaatatcagaccagctgtagttaatttgtttgtttgtggtcttgtttgcattttttagttttacacatttgaagcctttttatgtgtgcgacatgttagttatggttctaatagttgacaatggttctgtagcataattttatgtaacgtttttgccggttatgttcaatttatcaccaataaagacagatttttgtcaacaaaatgtttttgtgaacatcaatgacattaaAAACGgggataactgaaacagatatacgcacaccatgtatacatggtgtatatgtatacatgatacatgtgtatacacatatgtattgcaaacagacctaagtactacacagataagaacatctgcctctgcactaccaaagtaaacctaaaatatataaatatttaaatacatatgacactgttgtccaaacccacacaatcaacagacagagacggcatcttggagggtTGTGATCAGtactgcatggtgatgtcaccaagtggtgtcccatttcataggggtatgttttcacccctaccccttaccccttggtttcaaggaacaaggggtaggggtaagatggagaaatgggattcagccttagccATGATAATGTTATCCTGTTCATTTCTCTTACACCTATGTCAGGATGCTGCTTTATGAACTTATTtttgctgtcagttaaatgcgttattaacggcgttaataCAAACCCATTTTCACCGCATCAGTTTTTTTCATCTCAAGATTACCAGTcattttggcctagcaaactttgtagtttttttcacgtgctgttgcaacaactggtaacattagaaaaactacaacacccaccggatctagccggaaacaaaacaacaggcacacaGCCTGAGTGGATGGCTAGCGCAAGACGACAAAATCCATATTccattgaatgtaaaaaaaactttctgtatatgtagtttaaaagaaacatacatttacacaacatcacaacaataTAATTCACACAAAAAGTAGtcctaaatataaaaaaatatcacatcatgtacagtatattagtcCATCAATTGTGCATGGAGTTCAGAGTTGGTAGGAAGAACTTTAAAAGTTATCCTCTGTGATATAGTGTTGTAGTTGCTCAAATGACAAACCATTATATtaactttatatattttatgtatactTTATATTAACTCAATAATCAGTAGACAGTTAAGTGGAGTATGTACTATGCTGCACTGTATCTATTAGATGTCCATTATTAGTATAGATTGGTGTGAAAATCAAAACCTGTGCTCTTAGAAAATGCAGACTTTTAGGGGCTTCACCTGGTAGAGGGTCCGCCCAtatgcagaggctcagtcctcaacGCTGCAGCCGCGGGTCCACGCGGGTCCACGCGGGtcaacctgctgccctttgctgcatgtcattgcccctctctcacccctttCATGTCGaagctgtcctgtcacaaatgaaggcctaaaatgctcaaaaaataatctaaaagaaaatgcAGACTTTTGTCTTCTACGAGTTTTAAATAAAGGTCTGGAGATTATCAGGTAATACTGGAGAGGGTCTTGTATTATAATACTGTATCGGCAGCGTGAAAATGGACATGTCAAGTTGGAAGAtaaatattatgtatgtataaatagCAGAAGGCCTAGTATTGATCCTTGTGGGACACCTTCATCAACCTCCTAGAGTCTTGATTTAGATTGACTTTAGACTAAACTGCTAGAAAGATCTGATTTTTACCGGCTGTGAACACATTcgtaaaaacaaattcaaagcAGCTCATTCAACGGAATATTATAATCAACATTAGAAATTAAATAGATCTACCTACAGTGCCGCATGATGTTGCAGCAGTTATTGCCATTATAATTTTTCTCCAGAGAGACAGTGGAGAGTTGGACAGACACCAACTTTGTGCAAGGACTGGAGGATGAGGTAAAAAGGCccgagataaaaaaaaatgtataggcATAATCCTTTGATCAAAGTTGTCCTCAGTAGAACTAATGTTTTCATATGACTTGTTATTCATAGAATAACTGGAAATAAAACCATGGAGCAGGGCAGAGGAAATAACATCCTCACACGATATGTTGCGGATCCTCTTTGGGTCTGAAGAGCAGGGGACACCAGAAATGTGGctgaaaagagaagacaaaTCACCCTTATGCATTATACACAAGCATATATGCTAACTAGCAATAAACAGCAATGCATACCTTAAAATAGAGCGACATGAGGCTGCAGTTGTTTTtccccttcttcttttttcccctcttcctcAGGATTTTGGCGTGCAGGTATTCCGCTCTCTCCTCCGCAGCGGTGGAAAAGAACCGCTCACAGACCATGAGCCTGACCTGGGCCACTTTGGTCGCCATCAGAGCCATGATGAGCAGGGTGAGCAGGATGGCAGCCAAAGGAACCACGGAGGTATGGAGCAGCAGCTTGGGTTTAGGAAGACACTTCTTCTCAAAAAGACTCACAGAGTAGGAAAAATCATTTTGGTGGTTTTCCTCAACAAGTGGTATACCTATTAAAGTTGCAATCCCCTAAGAAGataaatgaatacatatttaGTGGCCGTCTGACTGgaacaaaaactgtaaatacaGAAACGTATCTCTTTCAAAAACGTACTTACTTTGATGCTTATTAACAACGGGACACGGAATGGTTCCAGCTCTGATAACTTTGTTGTTACAATATCGACAAAGCAGTACAACAAGGCATCCACGGTTATAAATATGACCCAAGCAATAAAATGGGAGACAACTGGAAAACCAAATTTCAGCATAGCGCTCCCCTCTCTGGTGGTGGGACGGGCCGAGGGGACAGCGGTGTACAGCTTCTCTTCCTCTGGAGTCAGGGGGAGGACGTGGGGCTTTCCTTGCGTCTTCTGCTTCTCGTCAAAGCGAACGAATCCGCTGCTCACGAACCTGTTTTCATACTTCATGTCACTGCAGTATTTCTTAATGTGCAGCGCTATAAACATCGTGAGCACGAGGAAGCTGATAGCAGGAAACGCCTTGTCGCTCACAGAGGACACTGTATTCATCACGGACTGCACATACTTCACAGTTTCATTCAGCTGCTTCTCTGCTTCGCTGAGCTTCCCCCTGAGTTCGTCTGAGTCCAGTCTGGGTGAAACTTTGAGTTGGGAGTCAAGGTTCACCACCCCTAAGTCTGTCACCCCCTTAAGCATGTTTCCTATCCACTTCAACATCTTGACATAGTTACTGAACGGAGCGAGCATCGCGGCTTTCTTAGCCTTCAGGTTGCAAAGCATACTCCTGACCAGGCCTGTGATGTTCTCCAAGGTGTTGCGGATATTTCTAAGGACCACCAAACTAGTCCCGGCGGTCAGGAGCAGGTTCCGACTTTTCTTCATGAAAATGGAAATGACAAAAAGAGTCCCAAAGCACCGTACTCTCTTTGATAGAAAGAGGGCAAGTGTGAGTAGTGTCCCAAAGCAGCCGGCGACCCATCCCGCCACCGCTAGCTCGTAGTTCAGGGTGAAGACGAGGTACAGGAGGAGCAGGGAGCTGAGCAGGAGGCTGGAGAAGCTGCAGACAAGGAGGAGGGTCAGAGTTCTTCGAAGGCCATCCCTTTCACCGGTAATGAAAACATCCACAGCCAGATAACTGATATCCTTGAGGCTCTGTTTTATTGCATTCCATGAGAGTAGCATTCTGGACATTGAAGAACATAGTGATGGACAATGGAGCACATAAGCCACATTACAAAAACAGAGGTTACATAAACAGATAGTtgcaaaagaaatacagaaatatatttaatgttcaattaTATCAACTATATTCAACCGTGATTCATTTTGAAGGTGAAAATGTTGCATTAATGTAATGAAATCACAAAGTAGGCCGACAAACCTGCAGTGTAGAGCTGTAGAGTGTAGATCTATTCTCATGCATGTAGTTTGCAGTCTCCTTAAATATGGTTAAAACAGGAACTCTTCTGGCCACGCAAACCTCAGTCATTCGTCATTTCCCATTGGTCCCTATTTTTTTACCAAAAGCAGAAGCAAACCGAAGATAACACAAGGCCGGATTATGACCGTGGGAAACTTGATTGTGCGTTTATGTTTTACTGAGGATTTCAGGACTGTATGCCGCAAATGTGTAAATACGTTCAGATTACTTGGTGAATACACCTTAAAATATTCCAACTACAGAACCCCTGATAAAAGCTGTAAAATACCTTTTAAAAGGAGTAGGTGATGACAAAAGAGAAGACTTCACAGCAAAAAGGatcaatttaataataatgtaatatggTCTTGTTGCAAAGTTActaaaaagtactgtaaaaatgAAGGTTTAAATCATGTAAAAAtaactgcttttaaaaaaatcagaacTTTGAGGCAGTGGGGGTCTATATCCACGAGCTTTCCCTTCCAGGATTACTCCAgccagatgtcactcttttcagccagatgttcattatcttctgttttctttatgaATTTTAAGTacaggtggatttctgaggactatggttacctggtcctcagatctctgcagggtaaatccagacagctatctagactatctgtccaatctgaggactatggttacctggtcctcagatctctgcagggtaaatccagacagctatctagactatctgtccaatctgaggactatggttacctggtcctcagatctctgcagggtaaatccagacagctagctagactatctgtccaatcggaggttTCGGTtaacgactaaaacaactttggaacgtacacgttccaccaaaacaagtatGGCGTTgtatacagtgggtacggaaag
The Etheostoma spectabile isolate EspeVRDwgs_2016 chromosome 6, UIUC_Espe_1.0, whole genome shotgun sequence genome window above contains:
- the dcstamp gene encoding dendritic cell-specific transmembrane protein, which translates into the protein MLLSWNAIKQSLKDISYLAVDVFITGERDGLRRTLTLLLVCSFSSLLLSSLLLLYLVFTLNYELAVAGWVAGCFGTLLTLALFLSKRVRCFGTLFVISIFMKKSRNLLLTAGTSLVVLRNIRNTLENITGLVRSMLCNLKAKKAAMLAPFSNYVKMLKWIGNMLKGVTDLGVVNLDSQLKVSPRLDSDELRGKLSEAEKQLNETVKYVQSVMNTVSSVSDKAFPAISFLVLTMFIALHIKKYCSDMKYENRFVSSGFVRFDEKQKTQGKPHVLPLTPEEEKLYTAVPSARPTTREGSAMLKFGFPVVSHFIAWVIFITVDALLYCFVDIVTTKLSELEPFRVPLLISIKGIATLIGIPLVEENHQNDFSYSVSLFEKKCLPKPKLLLHTSVVPLAAILLTLLIMALMATKVAQVRLMVCERFFSTAAEERAEYLHAKILRKRGKKKKGKNNCSLMSLYFKPHFWCPLLFRPKEDPQHIV